Proteins encoded within one genomic window of Mesobacillus subterraneus:
- a CDS encoding solute carrier family 23 protein has protein sequence MNKPILDIKDVPSPFQWITLSLQHLFAMFGATILVPYLVGLSPAIALISSGLGTIAFLIITKFQVPAYLGSSFAFIAPVIAAKAGGGPGAAMIGTFLAGLVYGVVALIIKKAGYRWIMRLLPPVVVGPVIIVIGLSLAGTAVSMAMNVPGTTEYSLIHFSAALVTLAATIVFSIYGKGMLSMVPILAGIIVGYLYSMAIGIVDFSGVKEADIFEMPDFIFPFVHYNVSISWEIVMLMVPVAIVTLSEHISHQLVLSKVVGRDYIKEPGLHRSIMGDGMATMISGLIGGPPKTTYGENIGVLAITRVYSVYVLLGAAVIATVFGFIGKITALISSIPTPVMGGVSILLFGIIASSGLRMLVDSKIDFGNTRNLVVSSVILVIGIGGAFIKLNENFEIHGMALAAFIGVILNLVLPGRPEIEEDMFEVENEKKTEQKNDVA, from the coding sequence ATGAACAAACCAATCCTAGATATAAAAGATGTACCATCACCATTCCAATGGATCACACTTAGTCTTCAGCACTTATTCGCCATGTTCGGCGCAACGATACTGGTACCCTATCTGGTCGGCCTGAGCCCGGCAATCGCTTTAATTTCAAGCGGTCTTGGAACAATCGCCTTCCTGATCATCACAAAATTCCAGGTTCCCGCTTACCTCGGATCATCCTTTGCTTTTATAGCTCCTGTCATTGCTGCTAAAGCAGGCGGCGGTCCGGGTGCAGCGATGATTGGAACATTCCTTGCCGGACTCGTTTATGGAGTTGTCGCTCTTATCATCAAAAAGGCAGGCTACCGCTGGATCATGCGCCTGCTGCCCCCAGTCGTAGTCGGCCCAGTCATCATTGTTATCGGATTATCATTAGCAGGAACAGCGGTCAGCATGGCTATGAATGTACCAGGCACTACTGAGTACAGCTTGATTCACTTCTCAGCTGCTCTAGTAACATTGGCAGCTACAATTGTCTTCTCGATATACGGAAAGGGAATGCTTAGCATGGTTCCAATCCTTGCCGGTATCATTGTGGGTTATCTATACTCAATGGCAATAGGCATTGTCGATTTTAGTGGAGTGAAAGAAGCGGACATTTTCGAAATGCCAGACTTCATCTTCCCTTTCGTTCATTACAATGTAAGTATCAGCTGGGAAATTGTCATGCTGATGGTTCCGGTAGCAATCGTTACATTGTCCGAGCATATCAGCCATCAGCTTGTACTGAGCAAGGTTGTTGGCAGAGACTATATTAAAGAGCCGGGTCTTCATCGCTCCATTATGGGTGACGGAATGGCAACGATGATTTCCGGCTTGATTGGCGGCCCGCCAAAAACGACTTACGGTGAAAACATCGGTGTCCTTGCTATTACCAGAGTGTACAGCGTGTATGTTCTGCTTGGAGCAGCCGTCATTGCAACAGTATTCGGATTCATCGGCAAAATCACGGCATTGATCAGCTCCATCCCAACACCGGTGATGGGCGGCGTCTCAATCCTGTTGTTCGGTATCATCGCGTCATCCGGTTTGAGAATGCTGGTAGACAGCAAAATCGATTTTGGCAACACACGAAACCTTGTCGTCTCATCGGTCATCCTGGTTATCGGGATTGGCGGAGCATTCATTAAACTAAATGAAAACTTTGAAATACATGGTATGGCTTTAGCAGCTTTTATTGGGGTCATCCTTAACCTTGTCCTTCCTGGACGTCCGGAAATTGAAGAAGATATGTTTGAAGTCGAAAATGAAAAAAAAACTGAGCAAAAGAACGATGTAGCATAG
- a CDS encoding aspartate carbamoyltransferase catalytic subunit, translating into MKWDLLTTSQLDTNEIQEIILAASEFAKGKTWKPEEKLFICNLFYEPSTRTKSSFEMAERKLGLEVIPFEVQTSSVLKGETLYDTVKTLEAIGTDAVVIRHDADSYFSELEKGISIPIINAGDGKGHHPTQSLLDLMTIQQEFEKFTGLTITIIGDVLHSRVARSNADALMRLGAKVVFSGPEDWVNLNELPAGCFYKPVDDAIAMADVVMLLRVQHERHDGKILFDKDEYHRKYGLTLERERLMKNGSIILHPAPVNRGVEIADELVESSKSRIFKQMENGVYIRMAVLKRALENRNGGTEYVNADQKWQTSY; encoded by the coding sequence ATGAAATGGGACTTACTGACTACTTCACAGCTTGATACAAATGAAATACAGGAAATCATATTGGCTGCAAGTGAATTTGCCAAAGGAAAGACCTGGAAGCCAGAAGAAAAGCTGTTCATCTGCAATTTATTTTACGAACCAAGCACTAGAACGAAGTCCAGCTTTGAGATGGCTGAACGCAAGCTCGGACTCGAGGTGATTCCGTTTGAGGTCCAGACTTCCAGTGTACTGAAAGGCGAAACATTGTATGACACTGTAAAAACGCTTGAAGCGATTGGCACCGATGCAGTTGTAATCCGACACGATGCTGACAGTTATTTCTCAGAACTTGAAAAAGGGATTTCGATTCCCATCATTAATGCCGGCGATGGAAAAGGTCATCATCCAACACAATCACTGCTGGATTTAATGACAATCCAGCAAGAATTTGAAAAGTTTACCGGTCTTACAATCACGATCATTGGGGATGTCCTCCATAGTCGTGTTGCGAGGTCCAATGCAGATGCCCTTATGAGACTTGGAGCAAAAGTTGTTTTTTCAGGACCCGAGGATTGGGTGAATCTAAACGAACTCCCTGCTGGCTGCTTCTATAAGCCAGTAGACGATGCAATTGCGATGGCTGATGTGGTCATGCTCCTTCGTGTGCAGCATGAAAGGCATGATGGCAAAATTCTGTTTGATAAGGATGAGTACCACAGAAAATATGGCTTAACGCTTGAAAGAGAAAGGCTGATGAAAAATGGAAGCATCATCCTCCACCCAGCACCGGTCAATCGCGGTGTAGAAATCGCAGATGAGCTAGTTGAAAGTTCGAAGTCACGGATTTTTAAACAAATGGAAAATGGTGTGTACATTAGGATGGCAGTGTTAAAAAGAGCACTAGAAAATAGAAATGGGGGAACGGAATATGTCAATGCTGATCAAAAATGGCAAACTAGTTACTGA
- the carB gene encoding carbamoyl-phosphate synthase large subunit, with product MPKRKDVNSILVIGSGPIIISQAAEFDYAGTQACIALREEGYKVILVNSNPATIMTDTEIADVVYIEPLTLEFVARIIRKERPDAILPTLGGQTGLNLAVELAKSGVLDECGVKILGTKLEAINQAEDRELFRNLMNELGQPVPDSDIIHNLEEAYTFVERIGYPVIVRPAFTMGGTGGGICSNEKELIEIVSSGIKNSPVGQCLLEKSIAGFKEIEYEVMRDSNDNAIVVCNMENFDPVGVHTGDSIVVAPSQTLSDREYQLLRNASLKIIRALKIEGGCNVQLALDPDSFNYYVIEVNPRVSRSSALASKATGYPIAKLAAKIAVGLTLDEMLNPVTGKTYACFEPALDYVVTKIPRWPFDKFESANRTLGTQMKATGEVMAIGRTFEESLLKAIRSLEADVIHLSLNNQKEINDELIEKRIRKAGDERLFYLAEAIRRGIKIETLHSWSKIDLFFLHKLERVIAFEHELAENKFDFETARLAKRKGFSDKVIANLWKVEEQAVYQWRLENNLIPVFKMVDTCAAEFESETPYFYSTYEEENESVVTDRKSVIVLGSGPIRIGQGIEFDYATVHSVKAIKEAGYEAIIVNNNPETVSTDFSISDKLYFEPLTIEDVMNIINLENPIGAVVQFGGQTAINLASKLVDRGVKILGTSLEDLDRAEDRDKFEHALSNLQIPLPKGNTAKSVREAALIASEIGYPVLVRPSYVLGGRAMEIVYKEEELLHYMKNAVKINPEYPVLIDRYLTGKEVEVDAISDGENVLIPGIMEHIERAGVHSGDSIGVYPPQSLSEEIKQKLMNYTIELARGLNIVGLLNIQYVIANEEVYVLEVNPRSSRTVPFLSKITNVPMAKIATKVILGQSLPEQGYETGLVPEQDGVFVKVPVFSFEKLRRVDITLGSEMKSTGEVMGKDTTLEKALYKGMIAAGMKIKEFGTVLLTVADKDKEETLALAKRFSNIGYQLMATEGTAKYLETAGIKVKTVGKIGSEGLNLIDVIRKGEAQMVINTLTKGKQPERDGFRIRRESVENGVPCLTSLDTAKAILRVIESMTFSADALKPMEPAKEGVLS from the coding sequence ATGCCAAAGCGTAAAGATGTTAACAGTATATTAGTCATTGGGTCAGGCCCGATCATCATCAGCCAGGCGGCAGAATTCGATTATGCAGGAACACAGGCGTGCATCGCTTTGCGTGAAGAAGGCTACAAGGTAATTCTTGTTAACTCGAATCCTGCTACAATCATGACTGACACGGAAATTGCGGATGTAGTGTACATTGAACCTCTTACTCTAGAGTTTGTGGCAAGGATCATCCGAAAGGAGCGTCCGGATGCCATCCTGCCGACACTTGGAGGACAGACAGGACTTAACCTTGCTGTTGAGCTCGCTAAATCAGGTGTTTTGGATGAATGTGGAGTGAAGATCCTAGGTACAAAGCTTGAAGCGATCAACCAGGCGGAGGACAGGGAATTATTCAGGAACCTGATGAATGAACTCGGCCAGCCGGTCCCTGACAGCGACATCATTCACAACCTTGAAGAGGCCTATACTTTTGTGGAGAGAATCGGATATCCCGTGATTGTCCGCCCTGCTTTTACGATGGGAGGAACAGGTGGCGGTATCTGCAGCAACGAGAAAGAATTGATTGAGATTGTGTCAAGTGGTATTAAAAACAGCCCTGTAGGCCAATGTTTGCTTGAAAAGAGCATTGCCGGGTTCAAGGAAATTGAATACGAAGTGATGCGTGACAGCAATGACAATGCCATTGTAGTCTGCAATATGGAAAACTTCGATCCGGTCGGAGTCCATACAGGAGATTCCATCGTCGTGGCACCGAGTCAGACATTGAGCGACCGCGAATACCAGTTGCTTAGGAATGCCAGTCTGAAAATTATCAGGGCCCTAAAAATCGAAGGCGGCTGCAATGTTCAGCTCGCACTTGACCCTGACAGCTTTAACTATTATGTGATCGAAGTGAATCCGCGAGTCAGCCGGTCCTCTGCCCTAGCATCGAAGGCGACAGGCTACCCAATCGCCAAGCTTGCGGCAAAAATTGCTGTAGGGTTGACACTTGATGAAATGCTGAACCCGGTGACAGGAAAAACATATGCCTGCTTTGAGCCTGCGCTTGATTATGTTGTAACAAAAATCCCGCGCTGGCCTTTTGACAAGTTCGAATCCGCGAACCGTACACTTGGAACACAGATGAAAGCAACCGGTGAAGTGATGGCAATCGGACGCACGTTCGAAGAGTCATTACTGAAAGCGATTCGTTCGCTTGAAGCAGATGTGATCCACCTTTCTTTGAATAATCAAAAAGAAATCAACGATGAATTGATTGAAAAGAGAATCCGCAAGGCTGGAGACGAGAGATTATTTTACCTGGCAGAAGCTATCAGAAGAGGAATCAAAATAGAAACTCTTCACAGCTGGAGCAAAATCGATTTATTCTTCCTTCATAAATTAGAAAGAGTAATAGCTTTTGAGCACGAGCTTGCTGAAAATAAGTTTGACTTTGAAACAGCGAGATTAGCAAAGCGAAAAGGCTTTTCCGATAAGGTCATTGCGAATCTGTGGAAGGTCGAAGAACAGGCAGTATACCAATGGCGGCTTGAAAACAATCTGATTCCCGTTTTTAAAATGGTCGATACCTGTGCCGCTGAGTTCGAGTCGGAAACGCCATACTTCTACAGCACATATGAAGAAGAAAATGAATCTGTAGTGACAGATAGAAAAAGCGTCATTGTGCTCGGCTCCGGGCCAATCAGAATCGGGCAGGGAATCGAGTTCGATTATGCAACTGTTCACTCCGTAAAAGCGATCAAAGAGGCGGGTTATGAGGCAATCATCGTCAATAATAATCCTGAGACGGTCTCTACTGATTTTAGCATCTCGGATAAGTTGTACTTTGAACCGTTAACCATTGAGGATGTCATGAACATTATCAATCTAGAAAACCCAATTGGCGCCGTCGTTCAATTCGGCGGCCAAACAGCGATTAACCTGGCTTCAAAGCTTGTGGACAGAGGAGTGAAGATTCTCGGAACAAGTCTGGAAGATTTGGATCGTGCGGAGGACCGTGATAAATTTGAACACGCACTTTCTAACCTGCAAATTCCTTTGCCGAAGGGAAACACGGCGAAATCAGTCAGAGAAGCAGCGTTGATTGCATCAGAAATCGGCTATCCAGTTCTAGTTCGTCCATCCTATGTACTCGGCGGCAGGGCGATGGAGATTGTTTATAAGGAAGAAGAACTTCTTCATTACATGAAAAACGCGGTCAAAATAAATCCGGAATATCCTGTGCTGATTGACCGTTATTTGACTGGAAAGGAAGTGGAAGTCGATGCGATTTCAGATGGGGAGAATGTACTGATCCCTGGAATCATGGAGCATATTGAAAGAGCTGGTGTCCATTCTGGTGACTCGATCGGTGTCTATCCGCCGCAAAGCCTCAGCGAAGAAATTAAACAAAAGCTAATGAACTATACGATTGAACTTGCAAGAGGGCTGAACATTGTCGGTTTGCTGAATATTCAATACGTCATTGCAAATGAAGAGGTCTATGTGCTCGAAGTGAACCCTCGCTCTAGCCGTACGGTACCATTCCTGAGTAAAATCACGAATGTTCCGATGGCAAAAATCGCTACAAAGGTCATTCTTGGGCAGAGCCTGCCTGAGCAGGGGTACGAAACAGGACTTGTTCCAGAGCAGGATGGAGTTTTTGTAAAGGTACCGGTGTTCTCATTTGAAAAATTACGCCGGGTGGACATTACTCTCGGGTCAGAAATGAAATCAACAGGGGAAGTTATGGGCAAGGATACGACACTCGAAAAAGCTTTGTATAAAGGGATGATTGCTGCTGGTATGAAAATTAAGGAATTCGGCACAGTCCTGCTTACGGTTGCAGATAAGGACAAAGAAGAGACATTGGCACTTGCGAAAAGATTCTCGAACATTGGTTATCAATTGATGGCGACAGAAGGTACAGCGAAATACCTGGAGACTGCCGGTATTAAGGTGAAAACAGTCGGAAAGATCGGATCAGAAGGCTTGAATCTGATCGATGTCATCCGTAAGGGAGAAGCACAGATGGTCATCAATACGCTGACAAAAGGGAAGCAGCCAGAACGTGATGGATTCAGGATCCGCAGAGAATCTGTTGAAAATGGTGTTCCATGCCTTACATCACTGGACACTGCAAAAGCGATTTTAAGAGTCATTGAATCTATGACATTTTCAGCAGATGCCTTAAAGCCGATGGAGCCAGCCAAAGAAGGTGTGCTTTCATGA
- the lspA gene encoding signal peptidase II, whose translation MFYYIIALFVILLDQVTKWFIVKNMELGESIKVIENFLYITSHRNRGAAWGILQGQMWFFYVITIIVVVGLVVYIQKAAKGKLLLGVSLGFMLGGAIGNFIDRVYRKEVVDFINTYIFGYDFPIFNIADAALVIGVGLLMIDMIREEREAKRKAYGENGTHHQ comes from the coding sequence GTGTTTTATTACATAATTGCACTGTTTGTTATTTTGCTTGACCAGGTTACTAAATGGTTTATTGTTAAAAACATGGAGCTTGGAGAGAGCATAAAGGTCATAGAGAATTTTTTGTATATTACTTCGCACCGTAACCGTGGTGCTGCATGGGGAATCCTGCAGGGACAAATGTGGTTCTTCTATGTCATTACCATCATTGTGGTGGTTGGCCTTGTCGTCTATATTCAAAAAGCAGCTAAAGGCAAACTTCTGCTTGGCGTTTCGCTTGGTTTCATGCTGGGCGGGGCGATTGGGAATTTTATCGACAGGGTATACCGAAAAGAAGTGGTCGATTTCATCAACACATATATTTTCGGATACGATTTCCCTATCTTCAATATTGCGGATGCTGCGCTGGTGATCGGCGTAGGGTTGTTGATGATTGACATGATTAGGGAAGAGAGAGAGGCGAAAAGAAAAGCTTATGGAGAAAATGGAACACATCATCAGTGA
- a CDS encoding carbamoyl phosphate synthase small subunit, translating to MKKQLILEDGTVFVGESFGSDAASVGEVVFNTGMTGYQEILSDPSYCGQIVTLTYPLIGNYGINRDDFESISPAVQGLVVKENAEYPSNWRSELSLDAYLKMKNIPGIAGIDTRKLTKIIRKHGTLKGSICGIDENPQKVIAALKGKTLPTNQVMEVSTKTAYPSPGRGHRVVLVDFGLKHGILRELKDRNCDVIVVPYNTTAKEILSLSPDGIMLSNGPGDPKDVPEAIEMIQGLLGKVPMFGICLGHQLFALACGANTEKMKFSHRGSNHPVQDLRTGKVALTSQNHGYTVTEDSITETELEVTHIALNDGSVEGLAHKTAAAFTVQYHPEASPGPEDANGLFNQFLELVEAEKKEAITNAKA from the coding sequence ATGAAAAAACAGTTGATTTTGGAAGACGGCACAGTTTTTGTTGGAGAAAGCTTTGGAAGTGATGCGGCGAGCGTTGGGGAAGTTGTTTTCAACACAGGAATGACCGGCTACCAGGAAATTCTTTCTGATCCATCATACTGCGGGCAAATTGTGACGCTGACCTATCCGTTAATCGGAAACTACGGTATCAACAGGGATGACTTTGAATCGATCAGCCCTGCGGTCCAGGGTCTCGTCGTAAAGGAAAATGCTGAATATCCATCCAATTGGAGATCAGAACTGTCTTTGGACGCTTATCTTAAAATGAAAAACATCCCGGGCATTGCTGGAATTGATACTAGGAAGCTGACAAAAATCATTCGCAAACACGGAACTTTGAAGGGTTCTATTTGCGGGATTGATGAAAATCCCCAGAAGGTTATTGCAGCTCTTAAGGGCAAAACGCTGCCAACCAATCAAGTAATGGAAGTTTCAACGAAAACTGCTTATCCGAGTCCTGGGAGAGGCCACAGGGTTGTCCTTGTTGATTTTGGCCTTAAGCATGGAATTTTGAGAGAACTGAAAGACCGGAACTGTGATGTGATTGTCGTTCCTTACAATACCACTGCGAAAGAAATCCTCAGCCTGAGTCCGGATGGCATCATGCTGTCAAATGGACCTGGAGACCCGAAAGATGTTCCTGAAGCAATCGAAATGATCCAGGGCCTACTGGGCAAGGTTCCAATGTTCGGAATTTGTCTCGGCCACCAGTTGTTCGCGCTTGCCTGCGGTGCAAATACAGAGAAAATGAAGTTCAGCCATCGTGGTTCAAATCATCCGGTTCAGGATTTACGAACAGGGAAAGTAGCGCTGACATCGCAAAATCATGGATATACAGTTACTGAAGACTCTATCACGGAGACAGAGCTTGAAGTAACGCACATAGCTTTGAATGATGGAAGTGTCGAGGGCCTTGCCCATAAAACCGCTGCCGCATTCACTGTCCAATATCATCCGGAAGCATCACCAGGACCGGAAGATGCGAACGGATTATTCAACCAATTCCTGGAGCTAGTTGAAGCAGAAAAAAAGGAGGCTATCACAAATGCCAAAGCGTAA
- a CDS encoding dihydroorotase, with protein sequence MSMLIKNGKLVTENGFESVDILIENGKITEVGTQISADAKQIIDAEGKLVAPGLVDLHVHLREPGGEKKETIATGTMAAARGGFTTVAAMPNTRPVPDSKDQMEWVQRKIDETASVRVLPYASITVRELGEELTDFAELKAAGAFALTDDGVGVQSAGMMLEAMKRAAKLDMAIVAHCEDNTLINKGSLHEGRKASELGINGIPSVCESVHIARDILLAEKADCHYHVCHISTKESVRAVRDAKRYGIKVTAEVTPHHLLLDEDDITGNDANYKMNPPLRSKADHEALIEGLLDGTIDFIATDHAPHTSEEKEEGIQLAPFGIVGLETAFPLLYTHMVETNIITLKQLIEFLTVKPAKAFGLPYGELKAGAPADVVLIDLDEAKEINPSEFLSKGKNTPFSGWSCKGWPVLTIAEGKIVWEKGVVTA encoded by the coding sequence ATGTCAATGCTGATCAAAAATGGCAAACTAGTTACTGAAAATGGGTTTGAATCAGTAGATATTTTAATAGAAAACGGAAAAATCACAGAAGTTGGCACTCAAATCTCTGCAGATGCAAAACAAATTATTGATGCTGAAGGTAAGCTGGTGGCGCCAGGATTGGTTGACCTTCATGTCCACCTGCGCGAGCCGGGCGGCGAGAAAAAAGAAACCATTGCTACAGGCACAATGGCTGCAGCAAGGGGAGGCTTCACTACAGTAGCTGCAATGCCGAACACAAGACCTGTTCCGGACTCAAAGGACCAAATGGAATGGGTTCAGAGAAAAATTGACGAAACAGCTTCCGTTAGAGTTCTGCCGTATGCTTCGATTACGGTCCGCGAGCTTGGAGAGGAGCTCACTGATTTCGCAGAACTAAAAGCAGCCGGAGCCTTTGCCCTGACTGATGACGGTGTGGGAGTCCAGTCAGCAGGAATGATGCTTGAGGCAATGAAAAGGGCAGCAAAGCTTGATATGGCAATCGTCGCTCATTGCGAAGACAATACATTGATTAATAAAGGCTCTCTCCATGAGGGAAGAAAAGCTTCTGAACTGGGAATTAACGGAATTCCGTCAGTGTGTGAATCTGTACATATAGCAAGGGACATTTTGCTCGCGGAAAAGGCAGACTGCCACTACCATGTTTGCCATATCAGTACGAAGGAATCCGTCAGGGCAGTAAGGGACGCAAAAAGATATGGCATAAAGGTCACTGCAGAAGTAACTCCACATCATTTGCTTTTAGATGAAGATGACATTACTGGAAATGATGCCAACTATAAAATGAATCCACCGCTAAGGAGCAAGGCTGACCACGAGGCGTTGATTGAAGGACTGCTTGACGGGACGATCGATTTTATCGCAACTGACCACGCACCCCATACTAGTGAGGAAAAAGAAGAGGGAATACAGCTTGCACCTTTCGGGATTGTCGGACTTGAAACAGCATTCCCGCTTTTATATACGCATATGGTCGAAACAAACATCATTACTTTAAAACAATTGATTGAATTTTTGACTGTAAAACCAGCGAAAGCCTTCGGATTACCTTATGGAGAGCTAAAAGCTGGAGCGCCGGCGGATGTGGTATTGATTGATCTTGATGAAGCAAAGGAAATCAATCCAAGTGAATTTTTATCAAAAGGAAAAAATACACCATTTTCAGGATGGAGCTGCAAGGGATGGCCTGTTCTGACGATTGCTGAAGGAAAAATAGTCTGGGAAAAGGGAGTTGTGACAGCATGA
- the pyrR gene encoding bifunctional pyr operon transcriptional regulator/uracil phosphoribosyltransferase PyrR — protein sequence MTEKAVVLDNQGIRRALTRIAHEIIERNKGIEDSVIVGIRTRGIYIAKRLAERIREIEGADIPVGELDITLYRDDLTKKTADHEPEVKGSDIPVDISNKKVILVDDVLYTGRTVRAAMDALIDIGRPATIQLAVLVDRGHRELPIRADFVGKNIPTSSSERIVVELQEVDEEERVSIFEK from the coding sequence ATGACTGAAAAAGCGGTTGTGCTTGACAACCAGGGAATCCGCAGGGCACTGACAAGGATAGCCCATGAAATCATCGAAAGAAATAAAGGAATCGAAGACAGCGTCATTGTGGGCATACGTACAAGAGGAATTTATATCGCCAAAAGGCTTGCGGAAAGGATCCGTGAGATCGAAGGAGCAGATATTCCGGTAGGTGAGCTTGATATCACCTTGTATCGCGATGACCTGACGAAGAAGACGGCTGACCATGAACCTGAGGTAAAAGGATCGGATATCCCGGTCGACATCTCGAATAAAAAGGTGATTTTGGTGGATGATGTCCTTTACACAGGAAGGACCGTCCGCGCGGCGATGGATGCATTGATTGACATCGGCCGGCCCGCGACTATCCAGCTTGCTGTCCTTGTTGACAGAGGACACAGGGAGCTGCCAATTAGGGCAGACTTTGTAGGCAAGAACATCCCTACTTCCAGCTCAGAAAGAATTGTCGTAGAACTACAGGAAGTTGATGAAGAAGAACGCGTAAGCATATTTGAAAAATAA
- a CDS encoding RluA family pseudouridine synthase — translation MEKMEHIISEEQAGDRIDKVVSTLDAEWSRSQVQQWIKDGSVLVNGAQVKTNYKCSLNDKLEITIPEPEVLDVIAEEMDLEIFYEDADVLVVNKPKGMVVHPAPGHLTGTLVNGLMAHCKDLSGINGVLRPGIVHRIDKDTSGLLMVAKNDMAHESLVNQLVAKSVTRKYQALVHGNIQHDHGTIDAPLGRDQKDRQSMTVVDNGKNAVTHFNVLERFKDFTFVECQLETGRTHQIRVHMKYIGYPLAGDPKYGPKKSLDIGGQALHAGLLGFDHPRTGEYIEFEAPLPEYFVELLNDFRENR, via the coding sequence ATGGAGAAAATGGAACACATCATCAGTGAGGAACAGGCTGGTGACAGAATAGATAAAGTAGTTTCGACTCTTGATGCAGAATGGTCAAGGAGCCAGGTGCAGCAATGGATCAAGGATGGCAGCGTTCTTGTCAATGGAGCTCAAGTCAAAACGAATTATAAATGCAGCTTGAATGATAAGCTTGAAATCACCATTCCAGAACCAGAAGTGCTGGATGTAATTGCAGAGGAAATGGACCTTGAGATATTTTATGAGGATGCAGATGTTCTCGTTGTGAACAAGCCTAAGGGAATGGTCGTCCATCCGGCGCCAGGACATTTGACTGGAACACTTGTTAATGGGCTGATGGCGCATTGCAAGGATTTATCAGGCATTAATGGTGTTCTCCGCCCAGGAATCGTCCATAGGATTGATAAGGATACTTCTGGACTCTTAATGGTTGCTAAAAATGATATGGCGCACGAAAGCCTGGTGAACCAGCTCGTAGCCAAAAGTGTTACCCGCAAATACCAAGCGCTCGTTCATGGAAATATCCAGCATGATCATGGTACTATCGACGCACCGCTTGGGCGCGATCAAAAAGACCGTCAGAGCATGACAGTAGTCGATAATGGCAAGAATGCTGTCACACATTTTAATGTTCTCGAACGCTTCAAAGACTTCACTTTCGTTGAATGTCAGCTTGAAACAGGCAGGACACATCAAATACGTGTTCACATGAAGTATATCGGATATCCGCTGGCAGGCGATCCTAAATACGGACCAAAAAAGTCACTAGATATCGGAGGACAGGCTTTGCATGCTGGACTGCTTGGTTTTGATCATCCAAGGACAGGGGAGTATATAGAGTTTGAAGCTCCGCTACCTGAATATTTCGTGGAGCTTTTAAACGATTTTAGAGAAAATCGTTGA